The proteins below come from a single Anaerolineae bacterium genomic window:
- a CDS encoding 2-oxoacid:acceptor oxidoreductase subunit alpha, with translation MISVRAAGEAGQGVESSSAGFAKAMMRSGFHVFVLLDYHSRIRGGHNFATVRISTEPLWSHSEPVHILLALDEEAIPRHLSQIVPGGAIIYDENHQVNPETLGGDILAVPAPIIRIAREVGGKELMANTVAFAIAAGLMELPLEPIEGIIQENFRKKGSAVVASNLRVSRVAYEWARENYARRIPFHLTPRAMPGRMLMNGNEAFALGALLGGCKFVAGYPMTPGSPVLEWMAAHAARYGVVAMQVEDEIAALNMAVGAAYAGVRAMTTTSGGGFSLMVEALGLAGMTETPVVIYEAQRPGPSTGMATRTEQGDLLFVLHASQGEFPRIVLAPGTIEQAFETGWRAFNLAERYQCPVIVLSDHYLATSLRDVTQEALGLEKLEIDRGKLLSEAQLDALPEREYKRYAFTEDGISPRAVPGHPKGVYTVMSDEHDEMGHITEDPVNRRLMMEKRMRKLKLALNEMRPPSLYGPEEAEITFVGWGSTYGPLREAVDRLNAGGVKANMVHIVDVWPFPAEAVKNILSRARRLIAVENNYSGQMADLIRMMTGIEIKERILKYDGRPLSPEFIMKGV, from the coding sequence ATGATAAGCGTCAGAGCTGCCGGTGAAGCAGGCCAGGGAGTGGAATCCAGCAGCGCTGGGTTCGCCAAAGCCATGATGAGAAGCGGATTCCACGTGTTTGTGCTTCTGGACTACCACTCCCGCATTAGGGGAGGCCATAACTTCGCCACAGTGCGAATCTCCACAGAGCCTCTCTGGTCTCACAGCGAACCCGTTCACATCCTCCTGGCCTTGGACGAGGAGGCTATCCCAAGGCACCTTAGCCAGATAGTCCCCGGGGGCGCCATCATTTACGACGAAAACCACCAGGTAAACCCTGAAACCCTGGGAGGAGATATTCTGGCAGTGCCCGCTCCCATTATACGCATAGCCAGGGAAGTCGGTGGAAAAGAGCTCATGGCCAACACCGTAGCTTTTGCCATTGCGGCGGGGCTTATGGAACTACCTCTGGAACCCATAGAAGGCATAATCCAGGAAAATTTCCGCAAAAAGGGCTCTGCTGTGGTGGCAAGCAACCTCAGGGTATCGCGGGTTGCTTATGAATGGGCCAGGGAAAACTACGCCCGCCGCATCCCCTTCCACCTTACCCCCCGCGCGATGCCCGGCCGCATGCTCATGAACGGCAATGAAGCTTTCGCTCTTGGTGCACTCCTGGGAGGATGCAAATTCGTAGCCGGGTATCCCATGACCCCAGGCAGCCCCGTCCTGGAGTGGATGGCAGCTCATGCTGCCAGGTACGGCGTTGTTGCAATGCAGGTGGAAGATGAAATCGCCGCCCTGAACATGGCCGTAGGAGCGGCTTATGCAGGAGTAAGGGCTATGACCACCACCTCCGGTGGTGGTTTTTCCCTCATGGTGGAAGCCCTGGGGCTGGCGGGAATGACTGAAACCCCTGTGGTAATTTACGAAGCACAGCGGCCTGGTCCATCCACCGGAATGGCTACAAGGACGGAGCAGGGAGACCTCTTGTTCGTCCTGCACGCTTCACAGGGCGAATTCCCCCGCATAGTATTGGCTCCGGGCACCATAGAGCAGGCTTTTGAAACCGGCTGGCGAGCCTTTAATCTGGCTGAACGCTATCAATGCCCCGTTATAGTCCTCTCGGACCATTACCTGGCAACATCTTTGCGCGATGTAACGCAGGAAGCCCTGGGCCTGGAAAAGCTTGAGATCGATCGGGGTAAACTTCTGAGCGAAGCCCAGCTGGATGCCCTGCCCGAAAGGGAATACAAACGCTACGCCTTTACCGAAGATGGCATCTCTCCCCGGGCGGTGCCCGGCCATCCGAAAGGTGTTTATACAGTCATGAGCGACGAGCACGATGAAATGGGCCACATAACCGAAGACCCTGTAAACCGACGCCTGATGATGGAAAAAAGGATGCGCAAGCTTAAACTCGCCTTGAACGAGATGCGTCCACCCAGCCTTTACGGGCCTGAGGAAGCGGAAATAACCTTCGTGGGATGGGGTTCTACCTACGGCCCTCTGCGGGAAGCTGTGGATCGCCTCAATGCCGGCGGAGTTAAGGCCAATATGGTCCACATCGTAGATGTGTGGCCCTTCCCCGCTGAAGCCGTAAAGAACATCCTGAGCAGGGCTCGCCGGCTTATCGCTGTAGAAAACAATTACTCTGGCCAGATGGCAGACCTTATCCGTATGATGACTGGCATAGAGATCAAGGAACGCATCCTTAAATACGACGGAAGGCCTCTCTCGCCGGAATTCATAATGAAAGGGGTGTAG
- a CDS encoding ferritin family protein, translating to MGNESLSLEEALAIAKEAELKAARIYMEASAKATNPMGKKLLEQLADFENYHYRKLVELEESLRQKGEFIEYESRSMQFSVPPETGDKAQELEAKSVAAILATAIDIEKAAEERYKTLAERTDDPRGKAMFQKLALEEHYHYRILSDEFYAISNRGVWVWSE from the coding sequence ATGGGAAACGAATCTCTATCCCTTGAGGAGGCTCTGGCCATTGCCAAAGAGGCTGAATTGAAGGCGGCCCGGATTTACATGGAAGCTTCGGCCAAAGCCACCAATCCCATGGGGAAAAAACTCCTGGAACAATTGGCCGACTTTGAGAATTACCACTATCGCAAGCTGGTAGAGCTGGAGGAATCCCTGCGACAAAAGGGGGAATTCATTGAATACGAAAGCAGGTCAATGCAGTTTTCCGTTCCTCCGGAGACGGGGGACAAAGCCCAAGAACTGGAAGCCAAAAGCGTAGCAGCGATCCTGGCCACCGCTATTGATATTGAAAAGGCTGCCGAAGAACGCTACAAAACTCTGGCTGAGCGCACTGATGACCCCAGAGGCAAGGCAATGTTCCAGAAATTGGCCCTGGAAGAACACTACCACTACCGCATCCTCAGCGATGAGTTCTATGCCATAAGCAACCGAGGGGTCTGGGTTTGGTCAGAATAA